AGAAGCTCGCCGACGCGAAGAAGCTGTTGAGCCTCCCGCGTATCGTCGTGATCTGCGGCTCCACCCGCTTCATGACCGAGATGAACGAGGCCGATCTGCGGGAGACCAAAGCCGGAAAGATTGTCGTCAAACCGGGCTGTGACATGAAGTCACCGCACGAACTTTGGTCCGATCCTGTCGAGGCCGAGGCGCTGAAGGTTCGACTCGACGATCTGCACCGGGCGAAGATCCGGCTCGCTGATGAGGCGCTCGTAGTCGGCGACTACATCGGAGACAGCACCCGAGCCGAAATCGCCTACGCCCGGTCGCTGGGCAAGCCCGTGCGGTTCACGCACCCCGAAGTCGACCCTGACGCCTGACAGCCCGCTGCCACCTCGACCACCAGGGCCGGCAGCCCACCCCCTGACCGTCTCGCGGTGGCTTCGGCCGCCGCCCCCCTCCGCAGGCATCCCCTGGAATTGATCACCTGGTGATGGATGACGCGACGACAGCAATCGCCTACCTGTGGGACGACGCCGAGAACTACTGGCCGGCGGCCGAGGGCGACGACGACCGCACCGACCCGTTCTCGCCCGGCCTCGGACTCGGGCATTTCCAGGCCGCGCACGCGCGGCTGGACGCGCTCGGCGTCCGCGTCCCGGCGATCCGTCTCGTCGACCGCGACGGCGTTCACTGCCCGGCCGAGCTTGTGATCGTCGAGGACCTTCCGGGGAGAGACTGGAGGAGTTGCTCGCGCGTGACCCGGGCGCGGCTGCTCCGGTCATGGCCAGGCCCGCGGAGTCGCTGGAGGCGATACGGGGTCACCGGGCACCGGTGTACGGCAAGGTGGCCGTGGTCGATGCAGGAGGCACGTCGCACGGTATGTCGTGCGAGGGGGTGGTTCTCGACCGCGCGCTGCGGGACCTCGCCGAGGCGGCCTCGCGCGATCCGCGGATCGCGGGCGCGCGGGACCGGCTGGAGAAGCGGCTGCTGGGACAAGGGCTTGCGGGTCGCGTTGGAACGGCTGGCGGTCCTCAACGAACGGATCTCTGCCCAGACCGAGGCCCGCGACCGGCTGGAACCCGCGTTGCGACAGGCAACCGGTGGCCGGATCCGCCCAGTGGTCTGAACGCCGCCTCGTCGCAGCCGCAGAAACCTGGAGCCGCTACGCTCCTCACGGCCACTCACGGCCACTCACGGTGACCACGAGCCCTCACCGGCCAAGGAATACACGACTCTCGACTAGGCGAGGTTGCCAGTTTCACACCCCTCCTCCGATCCCGCCGTCCCCACCCGACCGGGTAGGGGCGGCATTGGAGGACGTCCTGGACCTGGTCGTGCCGTACGCCCGGAGGCGGCGGCTGACCATCCGGAAGGCCGAGAAGAACGCCGCCTTCAGGCGGCTCGCCCTGGCCGCCGAGGGCTACTGCATCCACGCAAAGTGCCGGCATCGCCCCGCACACGCGGGCGGGGTGCTGCGCACGGGCCCGCTGACCGCTCAGTCGGTCAGCGGTGCGCAGTGCACGTTGTTCGCTCCGCCGCTCTGGCCGGCGATCCGTCCCCAGTAGCTCACGCAGTGCCCGGGGTGGCCGATGTACACCGGACCGGCGTAGGTCGTGTAGAGACCGTCATCGAACTCGGGGTCGACGTCCTGGGCGTCCGTGAGCGCTGCCAGCATGGACACGGCGGTGCCGGGACGGGCACGCACGGTGACCACGCAGTCCTGACCGGTCGACGGGTTGTACGTCAGGTAGACCGTGCCCGCCGTACCGACCGGTGCCGAGTCGACCACCGTGTAGCCCGCCCCGCAGACACCGTTGTACTTTGCCAGGGGCGTCGCCGCCCCTGCCTGCGGTGCGACGGCACCCATGGCGCCGACCACGGCAGCCGTGACCGCTCCGACCGCTGCGGCACGCTGAATGATGTTCATGTGAATCCCCCGTTTCGTCGACTGCTCCAACAGCTTGTCGACCTCGAAGGGTTTGACCGTCGTCACCCGACCAGCGTTGTAGGCCACCGGCACCGGTTACGGAACCCGGACACGGAGTGAACGGGTCCGTGGCGCCGCCCAAGGACGTATGGGTCCGCTGGTACCGCCACGCGAGGAAATTCCGCCGACCCGCGGGCAGCCTCACCCTCCGGCCATCGCCACCACCGGCGCCCTGCGTCCTGCGTCCTGCGTCCTGCACCAGAGCGACATCCTCATGGCCCTCGCCCTGACCACACTCACCGTCGGCTACGACGCCGTCATCACCATCTGCCGCACCTGGCAAAAGACCACCGCACCCGCGCAGCGCGGCGCCGCCCAGGCCCGCCAGGCCGCCTGACCCGCTTGAGCCGGCAGCCCAGTCCACCTGCTCGCCCCTCCCGTGCTCCGACCAGGGCGGAGCACTTTCCGTGTCCCGACACGGGCCTCCGCGCTGCGGCCATCGGCCTGCCGCGCAGATCCCACACTGCGGTGACAGGCCGCACTTCGTATGGCGCGTCCCGGGACACGCCCCTGCCCGGGTATGTGCAGGACACCCGGTCGTTGTCAGTGGCGGCGTCCAGGATGACGGCCAATGACGACATCGCCCGCCATTTCGCGACCATGGACAACATCCGATCCGCCGACGTCGAAACCATGCAGCACGCCGAGGGCAGCAGGCCGGCGTCGCCGGGGTGCCGGACCGTGCAGGCGTCGAAGGTGCCCTGCGACTCGCCGGTCAGCACGATGCCGCAGCCGGTGACGCGTTCGACCGTGGTGTTCCGTACCTCCGCGCGGGCGGCATCACTGAGCGTCGGACCGTGCCCTGCCGTCGAGCGGATCACGCAGTCCTCCAGGACCGCGTGGGCCGTGCCGGTGACGAGGACGCCGGAGCCTTCGGCGTCCTCGACGGTGCAAGTGCGCAGTTCGGCGGTTCCGCGGCCGATCGACGCGCCCGCCGGAGACCGCGCAGTGGTCGAGGACGGGCCGGCCGCCGCGGACGAGCACGGCGGGGTCGCGGTCGGCGGTGCCCTCGACCGCCAGGTCGCGCAGTTCGCAGGCACCGCCCCGCACCGTGATCGCGGGTCCGTGGGCCGCGATGATGCGCACCGTGCCCGGGCCCTTCTCCGCGATCAGGGTGACGTCGCGGTCCAGCACCACCGACTCGCGGTAGTCCCCGGGCTGGACGTGGATCACCGCGCCCTCGCCGGCCGCGCGAACGGCGGCCGTGACGGTGCGATGCGTGCCCCAGCCCCGGTCCGCCACCCTGAGGACGTTGCGTTTCACTGGTGTCCCGCTCCGGCCTCGGGGCCCCTCACGGCGTCTGCCCCGACTGCAGCAGCGAGGTGTAGACGTCGAAGACGCCCACCGCGACCGGTACGGAGGCCAGCAGGAAGAACCCGGCGAGTGTGTCGATCCAGGTCGGCCGCTCCTCGTCCGAGTCGGCGCGGAACGCGCGGCCGAGGCCGAACGCCAGTGCCAGCACGGCCGCGCCCAGCAGGGCGACGGGCCCGGTCCACGGCGGTGTCCCGAAGTTGCCCGGGGCCCGGACCAGTGCGACGGCCAGGCCGAGTGTCCCCGCGGCCACCATCGGGACGACCGCCGGCGCCATCGTCAGCCGCCCCGCCCGCAGGATCAGCGCGAGGCCGAGGCAGGCGGTGAGCGCGACCGCGAAGGCGTGGTCCGCCGAGCCCAGGATCACCAGGCACGCGGCCGCGACGGCGGAGCCGAGCACGTTCGTGCCGATGAGCACGCGCTGACCCCGCTTCACCAGCCGCAGGACGTCCGCCTCGTCGGCGTAGGGGTCCGTGCCGCCCGCCCACGAACCCGCCAGCACCGCGAAATGCCCGGCTGCCTTGGGTGCGGCGGCGAGCACGCCCATGGTGGTGACGGACACCACGGCCGCCGACTCCAGCAGCGAGGTACGGCCGAGGGTGAGACCGGCGGTCAACACCAGGGTGATGCCGGTGATCACCACGGCCATCAGCGTCGTGACGTGACGGATGGCCAGCAGCCCGGCGAGGGCTCCGACCAGGGCACCCACGCTCAGGGCCAGGAGCAGACCGGAGGTGCTCGCGCTCGCCACCGGCAGACAGGCGGCGGACGTGGCGAGCAGGGGTACGGCCGAGTACGCCATGATCAGCCTCAGGCCCAGCGAGAGCGACCAGCCCTGGCGGGTGGAGTGCCAGGCCAGCAGGGCCAGGGCGAACGCGACGTTCATCGCGCCGACCCCGGTACCGGGCCGGTAGGAGTCCGCAGAGCCCGACCACGCCAGGATCACGAAGGCCGCGATGAGGCCCAGGACGGCCAGGACCAGCGTGGTGTGGGCGCGGACGCGACGGCCCCACGCGGTGACGCCGTCGCGGGTCGTCTCGACGGACTCCTCCAGGTCGGTGACCACGGGCTCGTCGAACTCGCCCGCGGCCACGTCCCGGAGGTAGAGCGTGGCGCCGTCCGCGACGCCCGCCTCCCGCAGCGAGGCTTCGGGCGCGAGGGGTGGGGCGCCGGGCAGGGCCAGCGACCAGGCCGGGGGGAACGTCTCGTCCAACTCCACCTGCCCCACGAGCGTGAGCAGGGCCGGGGTGTACTCGGCGATGGCCGCGTCCGCGGGCACCGCGAGATCAACCCGCCGCCGTGCTCCCACCACGGTCACATGGCAGCGTTCATACTCCACTGGGTGTCTTCCTTGTCACACGTGGCCGGAGCCTGTTGAGGGGCGGCCGGGGGTCAGTGCACCGAGTTCCAGGTCTTGATGTTGGCTTCCTCGGCACCGACATAGTTGCCTCAGTTCACCCGCATCACGCGGGCGAGCTCGCCGAGCACGCCGTCGTCCTCCTCGCTGCCGAAGAGGCCCACGGCAGCCATGTCCCATTCGTGCATGCGCAGTTGGTAGTCGGTCGCCGACTGGGCGTTCCACGTGTCGATGAGCGACTGGATCCGGCTCTTCAGGGCGTGCAGCTCGCCCATGATGTGCTGGGCCGCGGCATTGAGGTCCTGGCCGGCGGTCTCCAGGCCCTGGCCGACATAGATGGGCACGCTTTCGATATCGGGCATCGCGATTCCTTCCACGGAGGGTGTGTGCAGCGAGCGGACGTGCGGGCGTACGCCGGGGTCAGGACAGGTTGGCCTTCGGAAGTGACACGTTGTTGAGATTCGCCAGGTTCGAGTGCTCGGAGCCGATGTAGTTGTCGGCGCTGGAGTCCAGGCCGTTGGAGATGGCGAGCAGTGCGTTCTGCAGCTGTGCCGCATACATGTCCCACTCCCTCATCAGTTCCTGGAAGGTGTTCGAGGCGACGCCCTGCCAGTTCGCCTCCATCGCGACGACGTAGCTCTTGAGGGCGTCGAGCTCCGCCTGCACGATTTGTTGCACCCGGCTGGGGCGCACAGCAGCTCAAGGACGCTCTGATCAGCACATCGCGCACGGTGTCCGGCACCAAGGTGACCGAGCAGGTCGGGATGCGGGACCTCCCCCACACCTACCGGCCGGGTCAGCGCACCACCGAGCACTGGTTCGGAGCTCCGACCCGTCCGTCGATCCCGAGAGGGGCACCCTGGCCGTCGGTTCGCAACGGCGACACGCTGTCCGTCCACATTCCCGAATTCACGGACTCCGCCAGTGGCCACTGGTCCTTCGCGGAGACCAGCGGCTTCGGCATCGGCACCCGTACGCCGGCGGACGGTGCGGGTGACTCGGCCACCGCGGTGCTGCTCCGCGAAGGTGAGCGGATCTTCGCCTCGGACAATGGGGCGTGGGGCGACATCGAGGTGCCCGCGGGCGAGGCGGACTACCGGCTGGACCTGACGACCTCCCGCATCTCGGACGACTGGCGGTTCGGCACCGGCACGCGCACGTCGTGGACGTTCGCTTCCGGCACCGCGGCCACGGCGGCCCTGCTGCCGCTGCTCCAGGTCGACTACGATGTGCCGGTCGACGAACGGAACGCGGTGGGCCCGGAGCGTCGGCACACCCTCGGTCTCGGCGTCCGGATGCAGGACGGCATGGCCGCCCCGGACGGGGTGATTCTGAAGGTGGAGTCGTCCTACGACGACGGCGGGAGCTGGACCACGGCACGTGTCGCGCACCATGGCGACAACACGTTCACGGCAACGGTCGAGCGGCCGTCGCGGGTTCACGGCGCCGCCTATGTAACGCTGCGTGTCACAGCTACCGACGCGGCCGGCAACAGCGTGCGGCAGACAGTGGACCGCGCCTACCTGCACAGAGGGGCCAAGCAGTAGGAAACCGTACGGAAGGGGTGTCGGGGCGTCACCGCCTCGACACCCCTTCCATCGCTGGCATTCGTTCCAGGACGCCTGCGGGCCGACTGCCCGACACGAGGGGAAAGCAGGGTGACCGCCTGGCGCTTCGCCGACCGCATGGGGCCGGCCGGCGTCACCGAGAGCAGCGGTCTGAACCTGGGCCGGGCACCCCCACATCGGGCTGCAAACCGTCACCTGCCTCATGGACGGCCAGGTCCTCCACCATGACAACCTCGGCTCCCAGCAGGTCATCAAGCGGGGCAGCTCAATCTGATGGCTGAACGCTCATGCCCTCGTAGGTGACGTCCTGGACGTCTCCCTGCCAGCCGGCGACCTGGTACTGCCCGACGACGACACGCCTCTATTCCTCACCTCGGCGGGCATCAGCATGACCCCCATGCTGTGCAGGAAACGTTCGCTGGGTCCGTGAACTCGCCGCGAACCCGGGCTGTACCGGAAGGCGGGCCACCGGAAGTCAGGCTCGTACGCGCACGTCTGCGGCCGCGACGAAAGCATTGTGCGCAGCCCGGGCGAGGTCGCCGCGCCAGTCGCGGTCGGCCGGTCGGGCGCCTCATGCAGGTCTGGGCCTCGGCCCACGACAACGTCTGCCTCCGCCACAACCTCTGGATCGGCAGGAACGTCTTCGTCCCGGAACAGCAGCCCGACCTGTCCCGAACCCAAACGTTGTCCGCGCCCAACCCCAGTACTGGCGGCTCCGACGACGCCACGGCCCGACCGTCAGCTTGTCGTTTATGGTCCGGCGTCGATCGCGGCCTGCCGTGTGGATGTCAGTCCCACGCGTTGAAGAGCACTCCGCCCAACGTGGTGATGCCGTAGAACCGCACCTCACGCCACTCGCCCTGCGTGAGCACTGAGGTGTCCACGTTGGAGAGTGGTGTGGCGAGTTGTTCACAACTAAGGACCACGAAGCCCGCGTTGGTGAAAGTGTGAGCCCACGGCGGCGGGGCCAGGAACTCCTCTCCGTACCAGTCCCGACGCGTCTGGGCGAAGGCGATCCAGGGGTGATGAGCGTGACACAGGACGATGTTCTCGCCTGCGCATGTGCCGATCGTTGCGGTGTGGAAGGTCCGGGGGTATGCCTGTTCCTCCACCTCGCCCACTTCGCCTCCGACGACGCGGGCAGCGGCATACAGAGCGGCGCGGAACGCCCGCAGGTCAGTCTCTGGGAGCGGGCCGTCCTTCGGCCGGAAGAAGCCAGTCGCCCCCCGCGGCAGCGTGAAGCCGATGTTCCCCTCGTTGACCATGCCGCTCATTTTGCCCGGCACGAGGCGCATCCGTGGTCGTAGGTGTCGTGAACTGTCGGTTCATACTGCGCGTCGGGGTTTGGTGCCCACCTTGTGGTGGGCGGGGCGGGCGTAGGCCTCGCCGGTTGCGAGCACTCTGGCAACGTCATGGCGGATGGCCGAGCGGCGGTTCTTCGAGCCCGGTGGTCTGCCGGGGCCGTGTCGGGTCGGTTCGGTTCGGTTCGGTTCGGTTGCACTGGCCCGGGAGCCAGCCTTCGTGCGTAGGTTCCTGAACCCGCGCCGAACCCGGGCCGGGGTGAGCTTGTTCGGTGGGGCGTGTTTCTCCCACGGCCGCCGGAGGTCGGTCGCCAGGGGACGCGCGAGCCGGAGCTGGGTGTGTGCGGCGATCACCAGCCAGGTCCAGCGGTCCGCCTGCGGGGCTCCGTAGCCGCGGCTTGGTCCAGCCCAGGGTCTGCTTGAACAGGCGAAATGTGTGCTCGACGTCGAAGCGCCGGAGGAAGGACTGCCAGCAGCGGTCGACCTCCGTCGTGGCGGCGCCGGTGCCCGACCACCACAGCCAGACCGGCTTGTTGACCCCGCCGCTGGGCAGCTTCTCGACGACCAGGCGGATGACGGTGCCCTCGATGATGGGCAGCGGCCCGCCGTAGTCAGTCCAGGCTGCCCGCCGGGTCAGACGCGGGTGCAGCCGGTCCCACGCCTGTGCGGTGGCCTTCCCATAGAGGCGGGTGTCGGTGACGGTCGTAGCCTGCTCTTCGCCCCAGGTGCCGGGGGCGCCGAAGACGAACTCGCCGCCGTGCTTGGGCGGTCGGCCCCCCCCTTGGGGTCGTAGACGCGCGGCGGTGTCGGCCGGCGCATCACCCGGTCCGAGCGCAGACGGCCGAGGATCTCGACGGGCAGTCCGGCCAGCAGGGGCGCGATGCGCGGGGCGTCGTATCCGGAGTCGAGTACCACCAGAATCTCCGGGTCTCCCTCGTGCCACTGTCCGGCGGCAACGAGCCGCTGGACGACCTCACGCAGCTGGGCGGTGGTGACGGCGGCGAGATCGGCGCCGGGCTCCAGGCGGATCGGATCCAGCACTGCGGTCCAGGAGGTGCGGCCGGTCTCCAGCGCGGCCACGACCGAGTACGGCCAGCCCGGAATCATCTGATGCTTGGCGTCGCCCCAGCCGTAGGTATGACAGAAGGAGCGGTCCGGGCACGTCGCGGCGTCCGGACGCAGCCACGGTGAGACGTCGACGGCCAGGACCAGACGGCCGTCCGCTGCCTTCGGTAGCGGCAGCCCGGCGATCGTCCGTCGAAGCCGGCCGACGTCCAGGTGTCCCTTGTTCAAGCCGCCGTACAAGGCCCCATGGCTGCGACGGTGTTCCGGTGCGAGCGCCAGGTCCACCAGCGTCTTCACCGGCCCGTCCGTACACAACAGAGCGTCGGCGAGCTCGAACAGGGCATCCCCGCGTCCGTTCAGGCAGTCGTAGAAGTCGCCATGGAAGCGTGTCAGCGTCGCGAGCGCCTGATGCCGGTCCCCTTGCTGCAGCACACTCATCTCCACGGCCTCGGTCTGGTCAGGTGCGTCCTCAGTCGGAGCACATGATCAGGCTGAGGCTGCCCGCACGTCCGGCGAATGCCCAGGTGAGCGACTCAGTTCGAGGCACCTTTCGACCTCGTCAGATAAACGACAAGGTCAGAGCCTGTTTTTTTCTGAAGGGCCGGTCTGAATACGCAGGCCTTCGATTCTTCGAGTCCGGGACACTGTGGAGGTTCGGGCAGCAGTTGGTGCAATCCGGCGGATGTCCGCGCCGGGGAGCCGCAACGCACGGTCGTGTTGCAGCTGGTGTTTCAGGAGCCGGTGTCAATCCCCTGTTTACGTAGAGGCGTTGGTTATGCGGCCCGGCCTTCCTGATCGGTAGCGGTGCTGTGACCGGTCAACGGTGGCTGCGGGAGCCGGTCGTTGTCGATGCCGGCCACCCTGGCTGAGGCCAGGGTGGCATCTCGTCGTGCTCCGGTTCTCCGCTGGGCAGGGACAGCAGCAGTCCGACGGGGTACAGGCGGCTGAGGCGGATGACGGCTGCGGCGACACCGGAGAGCACGAAGACAGCGATCAAGGTCCATGCGATGCCGAGTGCGATGCAGGCGAAGGCCAGGCCCACGGCGCCGGTCAGCAGCAGGACCAGACCGCAGGTGGTGACCAGCAGCTTCCGGAGGCGTTTCTTGCGGCCGCGTGTTTGTTCCCAGGCGGCGTCGGTGCGGGTCAGGAGGTCGATGAGCGCTTTGGCGTAGACCGCGTTGAGGAATTGGTCGAAGAGCACTTCCGGCACCATTGTGACGGCGAGCAGCAGGGCCTTCCAGCCGCCGCGTTTGACTGCCCAGACGCGTTCGAATGCCGCGATGCCGGTGATCGCGACCCAGAACCACGGCAGTCCGGGGAATTTCTTGGTGACGGTGTAGTACCCCAGGACGGTGAAGAAGAAGGGGACGAAGGCCACGCTCAGATAGGTGAGCGTCTGCCGGCACACGTAGGGCAGCGTGACGCGGGTGAGGCCGTAGGCCCTGAGGTTGTCCAGGGCGCCGCGTTGCCACCGCAGCCGCTGGTAGTAGAGCCGGGACCAGGTGGGCATGAGCTCGGTGCCCACGATGCAGGCGCACGGGGAGGCGCAGCGGTATCCGAGGTGTTTGAGTGCGAGGGTCAGTTCGTTGTCCTCGGTCAGCGACTGCACGTCGTAGACGGCGTCCCCTCGGGGCAGGGTGTGCTCGGCGCGGGCTCGGTGGACGTGGCGCAGGGCCTCGGCCGGGAAGAGGGAGGCGGTGCCGGTCAGGACGTCGGCGCGGCCGTGGCGGCGGTGGAGTTCGCGTGCGTAGCGCACGTACTCGCTGTTCTGGAGGTGGCAGACCAGGCCGCGCAGGGGGTAGCCGAAGAAGATGGCGCCCACGCCGCCGATGGGTGGGAGGCCGGGTTCCTGTTCGTGCAGGCGGCGGGCTGCCCGGGCGATGAACTCGGGGGACAGCGAGGTGTCGGAGTCCATGATCATGACGCCGTCGTCGTCGGACAGCCGTGGCAGTAGTTCGCTCAGGACCTGGTTGAGCGCGCCTGCCTTGTCTTGTGTGTTCGCGACCGTTTCGACGACCTTCGCGCCGTGAGTTGACCCACACGGCGTCCACACCCAGCTCGGACAGATAAGGCAGGCGTCGGCGCAGCCCGGCAAGGTCCCCGACACCATCGCCGTTCCCGTCCGCGAAACTGCGCAGGTACACCTGGTAACAGACTGCGTCGTGCCACCACTCGACAGCCCCGCGGCGGGCACCGTTCCGGCGCTGTGACGTCTCCCAGGGCAGAGCAGGATCGGGGCGATTGCTCATACGGCAGCCTACGCCCGCGAGCCAGCACGAGCCCGGCGAGTGAAGATCAAAACGACCAACGCCGACCGGCGCGATCCCGGCGGACAGGGATCACCACACGCACACAGATCAGTCGTCGCCACGGCCGGTGCAACGAAGATCACCGTGCGAGGACACTCGATTACGGTCTCTCGCACAGCTCGGCCACGATGACAGTCCCAGCACGTCCAGCGGCCTGCGCGGCCTTGCCGGCCCCGCGGCGATCAGGTCACCGCCGCGGCCACTACCGGCATGTGATCGCTCGGCGTGCGCACGGCGGCAGCGATCACGCCTGCGCATGCCAGCACCACGTTCAGGCTGTCCGGCACAGACACGACGGGGCGGCCGTATCGGAGGCGCAGGACAGCGCTGGAGCCCCATGCCGGGCCCTCACCCTCCGGAAGCTTCTGCCGACAGGTGGAACCCCGCGGGCACCCCGGCCGGCCGGTGATCGAACCCGGCCGCGGTTCCGCCCCCTCGGCGGCACCCGGGCGAGGCCCGCCGCAGTCCGGGCGCTCGTGGCCGCGGGACGATTCACGGCTCGAACCGACGGGTACCCGCCACGTCCACGCGCGGACCAGCCGCGCCGACCCGATCCGGGAGGCGCTGCCATGGCCGACATGAGCCCGATCGATCTGCAGAAGGCCCTGAAGGGCGCCGACTACCCCGCCAGCCGCGACGACCTCGTCTCCCTGGCCAGGGACAACGGCGCCGACGACAAGGTCGTCGACAAGCTGTCGCAGTCCGGGAGGCAGCAGTTCGACGGTCCCAACGCAGTGCAGAAGGCAGTCTTCGGAAACGACTGGTCCAGCACCGTGAACCCGATCGAAGGAAGGGTTGGTATGTCCGGAAACGCTCGCTTCCGCACCGTGCCCACCCGGGCCCGCTGACCGGCGCCCGCGCACACCATGGGACGCGCCAAGCAGTACGGGGTCGCCGCCTCCGGACAGTGGACCGACGAGGAGGAGGGCCGCCGCCGGCTGCCCGCCGGCGAGGTCCACGCCTGGGAGCCGGGCCTGAACCAGACCGTCTGTGGTCTGTCCCTCAGCCGCTCCCAGCTGATCCGCTTCCCCCACGTCACCTGGCCGGACACCTTCCCGGAGTCCGGCGGAGCCGCGGACCGGGTCCGCCGCCAGTGCCCGCGCTGCGCCTCCGTCGCGGGACGCCGCGGCACCGACGCCCGACCCCGGTGGCACCGCACGAACCCACGGCCCTGATGGCGGCACCGCGACACCCTGAGCGTCCGGAGCGGCCGACCG
This portion of the Streptomyces canus genome encodes:
- a CDS encoding DUF6420 family protein, giving the protein MPYARRRRLTIRKAEKNAAFRRLALAAEGYCIHAKCRHRPAHAGGVLRTGPLTAQSVSGAQCTLFAPPLWPAIRPQ
- a CDS encoding spore-associated protein gives rise to the protein MNIIQRAAAVGAVTAAVVGAMGAVAPQAGAATPLAKYNGVCGAGYTVVDSAPVGTAGTVYLTYNPSTGQDCVVTVRARPGTAVSMLAALTDAQDVDPEFDDGLYTTYAGPVYIGHPGHCVSYWGRIAGQSGGANNVHCAPLTD
- a CDS encoding right-handed parallel beta-helix repeat-containing protein, with amino-acid sequence MPANCATWRSRAPPTATPPCSSAAAGPSSTTARSPAGASIGRGTAELRTCTVEDAEGSGVLVTGTAHAVLEDCVIRSTAGHGPTLSDAARAEVRNTTVERVTGCGIVLTGESQGTFDACTVRHPGDAGLLPSACCMVSTSADRMLSMVAKWRAMSSLAVILDAATDNDRVSCTYPGRGVSRDAPYEVRPVTAVWDLRGRPMAAARRPVSGHGKCSALVGAREGRAGGLGCRLKRVRRPGGPGRRRAARVRWSFARCGRW
- the eccD gene encoding type VII secretion integral membrane protein EccD; this encodes MEYERCHVTVVGARRRVDLAVPADAAIAEYTPALLTLVGQVELDETFPPAWSLALPGAPPLAPEASLREAGVADGATLYLRDVAAGEFDEPVVTDLEESVETTRDGVTAWGRRVRAHTTLVLAVLGLIAAFVILAWSGSADSYRPGTGVGAMNVAFALALLAWHSTRQGWSLSLGLRLIMAYSAVPLLATSAACLPVASASTSGLLLALSVGALVGALAGLLAIRHVTTLMAVVITGITLVLTAGLTLGRTSLLESAAVVSVTTMGVLAAAPKAAGHFAVLAGSWAGGTDPYADEADVLRLVKRGQRVLIGTNVLGSAVAAACLVILGSADHAFAVALTACLGLALILRAGRLTMAPAVVPMVAAGTLGLAVALVRAPGNFGTPPWTGPVALLGAAVLALAFGLGRAFRADSDEERPTWIDTLAGFFLLASVPVAVGVFDVYTSLLQSGQTP
- a CDS encoding WXG100 family type VII secretion target — protein: MPDIESVPIYVGQGLETAGQDLNAAAQHIMGELHALKSRIQSLIDTWNAQSATDYQLRMHEWDMAAVGLFGSEEDDGVLGELARVMRVN
- a CDS encoding WXG100 family type VII secretion target — encoded protein: MRPSRVQQIVQAELDALKSYVVAMEANWQGVASNTFQELMREWDMYAAQLQNALLAISNGLDSSADNYIGSEHSNLANLNNVSLPKANLS
- a CDS encoding pirin family protein, which gives rise to MGLQTVTCLMDGQVLHHDNLGSQQVIKRGSSI
- a CDS encoding glycosyltransferase; translation: MVSGTLPGCADACLICPSWVWTPCGSTHGAKVVETVANTQDKAGALNQVLSELLPRLSDDDGVMIMDSDTSLSPEFIARAARRLHEQEPGLPPIGGVGAIFFGYPLRGLVCHLQNSEYVRYARELHRRHGRADVLTGTASLFPAEALRHVHRARAEHTLPRGDAVYDVQSLTEDNELTLALKHLGYRCASPCACIVGTELMPTWSRLYYQRLRWQRGALDNLRAYGLTRVTLPYVCRQTLTYLSVAFVPFFFTVLGYYTVTKKFPGLPWFWVAITGIAAFERVWAVKRGGWKALLLAVTMVPEVLFDQFLNAVYAKALIDLLTRTDAAWEQTRGRKKRLRKLLVTTCGLVLLLTGAVGLAFACIALGIAWTLIAVFVLSGVAAAVIRLSRLYPVGLLLSLPSGEPEHDEMPPWPQPGWPASTTTGSRSHR